The following proteins are co-located in the Macadamia integrifolia cultivar HAES 741 chromosome 3, SCU_Mint_v3, whole genome shotgun sequence genome:
- the LOC122074957 gene encoding protein THYLAKOID FORMATION1, chloroplastic-like has protein sequence MATISSLSFSALGQALDRKVKVSAATRSMSSSFYGFRFRANFASDPYGFGTRTCSHRLAIQCMSTVSDAPPVSETKLNFLKAYKRPIPGVYNTVLQELIVQQHLMRYKRTYRYDPVFALGFVTVYDKLMEGYPSDEDREAIFRAYVQSLKEDPEQYRNDAKKLEDWARSQSASSLVDFPSREGEVEVILKDISERAGGNGSFSYSRFFAIGLFRLLELANATEPTILEKLCAALNINKRSVDRDLDVYRNLLSKLVQAKELLKEYVDREKKKREERTELQKASEAVAKCLGQFQYAGQ, from the exons ATGGCGACcatttcttctttatctttttccgCTTTAGGTCAAGCTTTGGATAGGAAAGTGAAGGTTTCAGCGGCGACTCGATCAATGTCTTCGTCTTTCTATGGTTTTCGATTTCGAGCGAACTTTGCCTCTGATCCGTATGGTTTTGGTACCCGGACTTGCAGTCATCGTCTGGCTATTCAATGCATGTCAACTGTGTCAG ATGCGCCCCCTGTATCTGAGACGAAGTTGAATTTTCTCAAGGCATACAAACGGCCAATCCCTGGTGTATACAATACAGTGTTGCAGGAACTGATTGTCCAACAGCATTTGATGAGGTACAAGAGGACATACCGTTATGATCCTGTGTTTGCTCTTGGCTTTGTCACTGTGTATGATAAGCTGATGGAAGGTTATCCAAGTGATGAGGATCGAGAAGCCATTTTCAGAGCGTATGTCCAGTCACTGAAGGAGGATCCTGAACAGTACAG AAATGATGCAAAAAAGTTGGAAGACTGGGCCCGTTCACAGAGTGCCAGTTCATTGGTTGATTTTCCATCGAGAGAAGGAGAAGTTGAAGTGATTCTAAAAGACATTTCGGAACGGGCTGGTGGTAATGGGAGTTTCAGCTATAGTCGCTTCTTTGCAATTGGGTTGTTTCGTCTTTTGGAGTTGGCAAATGCAACAGAGCCAACTATCTTAGAGAAG CTCTGTGCAGCCTTAAACATAAACAAAAGAAGCGTTGATCGGGACCTTGATGTATATCGCAACCTACTATCCAAGTTAGTTCAAGCAAAGGAGCTCCTGAAGGAGTACGTGGACAG agaaaagaagaaaagagaagaaaggacaGAATTGCAGAAGGCTAGTGAGGCCGTTGCAAAATGTCTAGGACAATTCCAATATGCAGGCCAATAA